A window from Neodiprion fabricii isolate iyNeoFabr1 chromosome 2, iyNeoFabr1.1, whole genome shotgun sequence encodes these proteins:
- the LOC124175990 gene encoding solute carrier family 2, facilitated glucose transporter member 1-like isoform X3, with amino-acid sequence MENDATEIRLEKPATITAKHLEQRAKNEPNNEPYPGGWSPLLVLAGITCCLGSALPAGYNIGVINNPADLMKRFCNETIEERFNVQLTEETLNIVWATVVSIFLVGGVTGSLSAGWLADKLGRRGALAIGNTCGIIGAIFFISAKAANSVEILMVGRLFVGLSGGLATSLVPMYMTETAPLKLRGAVGVLCQLGITCGVLLGQIVSLDSTLGTENSWPIMLVAFSPLCLTSLGLLFVLPESPKYLYVIRSQGGKAIKELSRLRNMDVSLLSNEVASLDQEAVTAEATEIWTIGRVVKDPSLRLPLLLVCTMQAGQQLSGVNAVFFYSNKIFQEAKLGETGAQYATLGTGVINVVMALIAVPVMSLFGRRTLFLLSCYLAVGCLTFLCFAIIFIEAAAVMPWLCMIAVLAYVLFYGLGLGPIPYFIGSELFDVGPRPAAMALGGVSNWGANFIVGMGFESVMTIIGPYSFLIFSGCTLLLALFNRVYLPETRGRDTMEISATMTKGFKSRPNYTPVAQWRP; translated from the exons ATGG AAAATGACGCGACGGAAATTCGCCTCGAAAAACCAGCCACGATAACAGCGAAACATCTTGAACAGAGAGCA aaaaatgagCCCAACAATGAACCGTACCCTGGAGGATGGAGTCCCCTTTTGGTACTGGCCGGTATTACTTGCTGCTTGGGCTCAGCCCTACCAGCTGGTTATAATATTGGTGTCATAAATAACCCTGCTGAT ctAATGAAGAGATTTTGTAATGAAACAATCGAAGAACGTTTTAATGTCCAATTAACAGAAGAGACGTTAAATATAGTTTGGGCAActgttgtttcaatttttctggtCGGAGGAGTAACAGGTTCCCTATCTGCAGGTTGGTTAGCCGATAAACTGGGCAGAAGAGGTGCTCTCGCAATTGGCAACACTTGCGGAATAATCGgagcaatatttttcatatctgCTAAAGCTGCGAATTCAGTAGAAATCCTGATGGTGGGCCGATTATTTGTAG gaCTTTCCGGAGGTCTGGCAACAAGCCTTGTGCCGATGTACATGACAGAAACAGCACCTTTAAAATTGAGAGGAGCAGTGGGAGTACTTTGCCAATTGGGCATTACCTGTGGCGTGTTGTTGGGTCAAATTGTAAGTCTCGATTCTACTTTGGGAACTGAAAACTCTTGGCCCATCATGCTAGTTGCATTTTCACCTCTTTGTTTAACTTCTTTGGGACTGTTATTTGTGTTGCCAGAGAGTCCGAAATATTTATATGTCATCAGAAGTCAAGGAGGAAAAGCTATTAAGG AACTCAGCCGTCTGCGGAATATGGACGTATCTCTACTGAGTAACGAAGTAGCGAGTTTAGACCAAGAAGCAGTTACCGCCGAAGCAACGGAGATTTGGACAATTGGTCGCGTGGTGAAAGATCCTTCTCTTAGACTACCACTACTACTTGTTTGCACTATGCAAGCTGGGCAACAATTGAGTGGTGTCAATGCAGTATTCTTctattcgaataaaatatttcaagaagCCAAATTAGGAGAAACTGGTGCCCAATATGCGACTCTTGGAACCGGTGTAATCAACGTAGTCATGGCGTTGATAGCAGTGCCAGTAATGTCTCTCTTTGGAAGAAGAACATTATTCCTCCTTAGCTGTTACTTGGCTGTTGGCTGTTTGACTTTCCTCTGTTttgcaattatatttata GAAGCTGCTGCCGTTATGCCTTGGCTTTGCATGATAGCTGTCTTGGCTTATGTCTTATTCTACGGTCTGGGTTTGGGACCTATACCATATTTCATAGGCTCAGAGCTATTCGACGTTGGACCACGACCTGCAGCCATGGCTCTAGGAGGTGTTTCTAACTGGGGTGCTAACTTCATTGTCGGAATGGGATTTGAATCTGTGATGACCATAATTGGACCGTACAGTTTTCTCATATTTTCTGGCTGCACTTTATTACTTGCACTTTTCAACAG GGTTTACTTACCAGAGACACGTGGTAGAGATACTATGGAAATATCAGCGACTATGACCAAAGGATTTAAATCAAGACCTAATTACACACCAGTTGCTCAATGGCGGCCCTAA
- the LOC124175990 gene encoding solute carrier family 2, facilitated glucose transporter member 1-like isoform X1, translating to MGKKMFKNDATEIRLEKPATITAKHLEQRAKNEPNNEPYPGGWSPLLVLAGITCCLGSALPAGYNIGVINNPADLMKRFCNETIEERFNVQLTEETLNIVWATVVSIFLVGGVTGSLSAGWLADKLGRRGALAIGNTCGIIGAIFFISAKAANSVEILMVGRLFVGLSGGLATSLVPMYMTETAPLKLRGAVGVLCQLGITCGVLLGQIVSLDSTLGTENSWPIMLVAFSPLCLTSLGLLFVLPESPKYLYVIRSQGGKAIKELSRLRNMDVSLLSNEVASLDQEAVTAEATEIWTIGRVVKDPSLRLPLLLVCTMQAGQQLSGVNAVFFYSNKIFQEAKLGETGAQYATLGTGVINVVMALIAVPVMSLFGRRTLFLLSCYLAVGCLTFLCFAIIFIEAAAVMPWLCMIAVLAYVLFYGLGLGPIPYFIGSELFDVGPRPAAMALGGVSNWGANFIVGMGFESVMTIIGPYSFLIFSGCTLLLALFNRVYLPETRGRDTMEISATMTKGFKSRPNYTPVAQWRP from the exons atgggtaaaaaaatgttca AAAATGACGCGACGGAAATTCGCCTCGAAAAACCAGCCACGATAACAGCGAAACATCTTGAACAGAGAGCA aaaaatgagCCCAACAATGAACCGTACCCTGGAGGATGGAGTCCCCTTTTGGTACTGGCCGGTATTACTTGCTGCTTGGGCTCAGCCCTACCAGCTGGTTATAATATTGGTGTCATAAATAACCCTGCTGAT ctAATGAAGAGATTTTGTAATGAAACAATCGAAGAACGTTTTAATGTCCAATTAACAGAAGAGACGTTAAATATAGTTTGGGCAActgttgtttcaatttttctggtCGGAGGAGTAACAGGTTCCCTATCTGCAGGTTGGTTAGCCGATAAACTGGGCAGAAGAGGTGCTCTCGCAATTGGCAACACTTGCGGAATAATCGgagcaatatttttcatatctgCTAAAGCTGCGAATTCAGTAGAAATCCTGATGGTGGGCCGATTATTTGTAG gaCTTTCCGGAGGTCTGGCAACAAGCCTTGTGCCGATGTACATGACAGAAACAGCACCTTTAAAATTGAGAGGAGCAGTGGGAGTACTTTGCCAATTGGGCATTACCTGTGGCGTGTTGTTGGGTCAAATTGTAAGTCTCGATTCTACTTTGGGAACTGAAAACTCTTGGCCCATCATGCTAGTTGCATTTTCACCTCTTTGTTTAACTTCTTTGGGACTGTTATTTGTGTTGCCAGAGAGTCCGAAATATTTATATGTCATCAGAAGTCAAGGAGGAAAAGCTATTAAGG AACTCAGCCGTCTGCGGAATATGGACGTATCTCTACTGAGTAACGAAGTAGCGAGTTTAGACCAAGAAGCAGTTACCGCCGAAGCAACGGAGATTTGGACAATTGGTCGCGTGGTGAAAGATCCTTCTCTTAGACTACCACTACTACTTGTTTGCACTATGCAAGCTGGGCAACAATTGAGTGGTGTCAATGCAGTATTCTTctattcgaataaaatatttcaagaagCCAAATTAGGAGAAACTGGTGCCCAATATGCGACTCTTGGAACCGGTGTAATCAACGTAGTCATGGCGTTGATAGCAGTGCCAGTAATGTCTCTCTTTGGAAGAAGAACATTATTCCTCCTTAGCTGTTACTTGGCTGTTGGCTGTTTGACTTTCCTCTGTTttgcaattatatttata GAAGCTGCTGCCGTTATGCCTTGGCTTTGCATGATAGCTGTCTTGGCTTATGTCTTATTCTACGGTCTGGGTTTGGGACCTATACCATATTTCATAGGCTCAGAGCTATTCGACGTTGGACCACGACCTGCAGCCATGGCTCTAGGAGGTGTTTCTAACTGGGGTGCTAACTTCATTGTCGGAATGGGATTTGAATCTGTGATGACCATAATTGGACCGTACAGTTTTCTCATATTTTCTGGCTGCACTTTATTACTTGCACTTTTCAACAG GGTTTACTTACCAGAGACACGTGGTAGAGATACTATGGAAATATCAGCGACTATGACCAAAGGATTTAAATCAAGACCTAATTACACACCAGTTGCTCAATGGCGGCCCTAA
- the LOC124175990 gene encoding solute carrier family 2, facilitated glucose transporter member 1-like isoform X2 → MENDATEIRLEKPATITAKHLEQRAKNEPNNEPYPGGWSPLLVLAGITCCLGSALPAGYNIGVINNPADLMKRFCNETIEERFNVQLTEETLNIVWATVVSIFLVGGVTGSLSAGWLADKLGRRGALAIGNTCGIIGAIFFISAKAANSVEILMVGRLFVGLSGGLATSLVPMYMTETAPLKLRGAVGVLCQLGITCGVLLGQIVSLDSTLGTENSWPIMLVAFSPLCLTSLGLLFVLPESPKYLYVIRSQGGKAIKELSRLRNMDVSLLSNEVASLDQEAVTAEATEIWTIGRVVKDPSLRLPLLLVCTMQAGQQLSGVNAVFFYSNKIFQEAKLGETGAQYATLGTGVINVVMALIAVPVMSLFGRRTLFLLSCYLAVGCLTFLCFAIIFIEAAAVMPWLCMIAVLAYVLFYGLGLGPIPYFIGSELFDVGPRPAAMALGGVSNWGANFIVGMGFESVMTIIGPYSFLIFSGCTLLLALFNRVYLPETRGRDTMEISATMTKGFKSRPNYTPVAQWRP, encoded by the exons atgg AAAATGACGCGACGGAAATTCGCCTCGAAAAACCAGCCACGATAACAGCGAAACATCTTGAACAGAGAGCA aaaaatgagCCCAACAATGAACCGTACCCTGGAGGATGGAGTCCCCTTTTGGTACTGGCCGGTATTACTTGCTGCTTGGGCTCAGCCCTACCAGCTGGTTATAATATTGGTGTCATAAATAACCCTGCTGAT ctAATGAAGAGATTTTGTAATGAAACAATCGAAGAACGTTTTAATGTCCAATTAACAGAAGAGACGTTAAATATAGTTTGGGCAActgttgtttcaatttttctggtCGGAGGAGTAACAGGTTCCCTATCTGCAGGTTGGTTAGCCGATAAACTGGGCAGAAGAGGTGCTCTCGCAATTGGCAACACTTGCGGAATAATCGgagcaatatttttcatatctgCTAAAGCTGCGAATTCAGTAGAAATCCTGATGGTGGGCCGATTATTTGTAG gaCTTTCCGGAGGTCTGGCAACAAGCCTTGTGCCGATGTACATGACAGAAACAGCACCTTTAAAATTGAGAGGAGCAGTGGGAGTACTTTGCCAATTGGGCATTACCTGTGGCGTGTTGTTGGGTCAAATTGTAAGTCTCGATTCTACTTTGGGAACTGAAAACTCTTGGCCCATCATGCTAGTTGCATTTTCACCTCTTTGTTTAACTTCTTTGGGACTGTTATTTGTGTTGCCAGAGAGTCCGAAATATTTATATGTCATCAGAAGTCAAGGAGGAAAAGCTATTAAGG AACTCAGCCGTCTGCGGAATATGGACGTATCTCTACTGAGTAACGAAGTAGCGAGTTTAGACCAAGAAGCAGTTACCGCCGAAGCAACGGAGATTTGGACAATTGGTCGCGTGGTGAAAGATCCTTCTCTTAGACTACCACTACTACTTGTTTGCACTATGCAAGCTGGGCAACAATTGAGTGGTGTCAATGCAGTATTCTTctattcgaataaaatatttcaagaagCCAAATTAGGAGAAACTGGTGCCCAATATGCGACTCTTGGAACCGGTGTAATCAACGTAGTCATGGCGTTGATAGCAGTGCCAGTAATGTCTCTCTTTGGAAGAAGAACATTATTCCTCCTTAGCTGTTACTTGGCTGTTGGCTGTTTGACTTTCCTCTGTTttgcaattatatttata GAAGCTGCTGCCGTTATGCCTTGGCTTTGCATGATAGCTGTCTTGGCTTATGTCTTATTCTACGGTCTGGGTTTGGGACCTATACCATATTTCATAGGCTCAGAGCTATTCGACGTTGGACCACGACCTGCAGCCATGGCTCTAGGAGGTGTTTCTAACTGGGGTGCTAACTTCATTGTCGGAATGGGATTTGAATCTGTGATGACCATAATTGGACCGTACAGTTTTCTCATATTTTCTGGCTGCACTTTATTACTTGCACTTTTCAACAG GGTTTACTTACCAGAGACACGTGGTAGAGATACTATGGAAATATCAGCGACTATGACCAAAGGATTTAAATCAAGACCTAATTACACACCAGTTGCTCAATGGCGGCCCTAA
- the LOC124175990 gene encoding solute carrier family 2, facilitated glucose transporter member 4-like isoform X4 produces the protein MKRFCNETIEERFNVQLTEETLNIVWATVVSIFLVGGVTGSLSAGWLADKLGRRGALAIGNTCGIIGAIFFISAKAANSVEILMVGRLFVGLSGGLATSLVPMYMTETAPLKLRGAVGVLCQLGITCGVLLGQIVSLDSTLGTENSWPIMLVAFSPLCLTSLGLLFVLPESPKYLYVIRSQGGKAIKELSRLRNMDVSLLSNEVASLDQEAVTAEATEIWTIGRVVKDPSLRLPLLLVCTMQAGQQLSGVNAVFFYSNKIFQEAKLGETGAQYATLGTGVINVVMALIAVPVMSLFGRRTLFLLSCYLAVGCLTFLCFAIIFIEAAAVMPWLCMIAVLAYVLFYGLGLGPIPYFIGSELFDVGPRPAAMALGGVSNWGANFIVGMGFESVMTIIGPYSFLIFSGCTLLLALFNRVYLPETRGRDTMEISATMTKGFKSRPNYTPVAQWRP, from the exons ATGAAGAGATTTTGTAATGAAACAATCGAAGAACGTTTTAATGTCCAATTAACAGAAGAGACGTTAAATATAGTTTGGGCAActgttgtttcaatttttctggtCGGAGGAGTAACAGGTTCCCTATCTGCAGGTTGGTTAGCCGATAAACTGGGCAGAAGAGGTGCTCTCGCAATTGGCAACACTTGCGGAATAATCGgagcaatatttttcatatctgCTAAAGCTGCGAATTCAGTAGAAATCCTGATGGTGGGCCGATTATTTGTAG gaCTTTCCGGAGGTCTGGCAACAAGCCTTGTGCCGATGTACATGACAGAAACAGCACCTTTAAAATTGAGAGGAGCAGTGGGAGTACTTTGCCAATTGGGCATTACCTGTGGCGTGTTGTTGGGTCAAATTGTAAGTCTCGATTCTACTTTGGGAACTGAAAACTCTTGGCCCATCATGCTAGTTGCATTTTCACCTCTTTGTTTAACTTCTTTGGGACTGTTATTTGTGTTGCCAGAGAGTCCGAAATATTTATATGTCATCAGAAGTCAAGGAGGAAAAGCTATTAAGG AACTCAGCCGTCTGCGGAATATGGACGTATCTCTACTGAGTAACGAAGTAGCGAGTTTAGACCAAGAAGCAGTTACCGCCGAAGCAACGGAGATTTGGACAATTGGTCGCGTGGTGAAAGATCCTTCTCTTAGACTACCACTACTACTTGTTTGCACTATGCAAGCTGGGCAACAATTGAGTGGTGTCAATGCAGTATTCTTctattcgaataaaatatttcaagaagCCAAATTAGGAGAAACTGGTGCCCAATATGCGACTCTTGGAACCGGTGTAATCAACGTAGTCATGGCGTTGATAGCAGTGCCAGTAATGTCTCTCTTTGGAAGAAGAACATTATTCCTCCTTAGCTGTTACTTGGCTGTTGGCTGTTTGACTTTCCTCTGTTttgcaattatatttata GAAGCTGCTGCCGTTATGCCTTGGCTTTGCATGATAGCTGTCTTGGCTTATGTCTTATTCTACGGTCTGGGTTTGGGACCTATACCATATTTCATAGGCTCAGAGCTATTCGACGTTGGACCACGACCTGCAGCCATGGCTCTAGGAGGTGTTTCTAACTGGGGTGCTAACTTCATTGTCGGAATGGGATTTGAATCTGTGATGACCATAATTGGACCGTACAGTTTTCTCATATTTTCTGGCTGCACTTTATTACTTGCACTTTTCAACAG GGTTTACTTACCAGAGACACGTGGTAGAGATACTATGGAAATATCAGCGACTATGACCAAAGGATTTAAATCAAGACCTAATTACACACCAGTTGCTCAATGGCGGCCCTAA
- the LOC124175991 gene encoding solute carrier family 25 member 35-like gives MTTISPQSSSKKLPGVEFALGGIAAMGAGCFTNPIDVIKIRLQLQGELATRGTYKKLYKNTIHAAYIVAKHEGIFALQAGFIPAIGFQLVLNGVRLGTYNIAKKHKWTLNKYGKTSIVKTAVISGTAGAVASIIGSPLYMVKTQLQAQAASSIAVGHQHGHVSTWAAFRNLWREGGFKSFYRGWNAGVPRLFVGSATQLTSFSLASDWLKSINLFPDHPVLLTFLASFVGGTCPALTMQPFDVVATRLYNQGVDAKGKGLLYNGVFDALIKIAKKEGIYGLYKGTFPTWLRIAPHTVLCLVFYDELDKFYTKLTSESQ, from the exons atgacaaCCATCTCGCCGCAGTCGTCATCGAAAAAATT GCCAGGAGTAGAATTTGCACTTGGTGGTATCGCGGCAATGGGTGCCGGGTGCTTTACAAACCCAattgatgtaataaaaatacgcCTCCAGCTTCAAGGAGAGTTGGCGACACGCGGGACCTATAAAAAACTTTACAAAAACACAATTCATGCTGCTTACATTGTTGCTAAGCATGAAGGAATTTTTGCTCTACAAGCCGGCTTTATACCAGCTATTGGATTCCAACTGGTTCTAAATGGAGTCCGGCTAGGAACTTACAATATTGCAAAAAAGCACAAATGGACTTTGAACAAGTATGGAAAAACCAGTATTGTAAAGACCGCAGTAATATCTGGTACTGCAGGTGCTGTGGCATCTATTATTGGTAGTCCTTTGTACATG GTCAAAACACAATTACAAGCTCAAGCTGCTTCTTCTATAGCAGTCGGCCACCAGCACGGTCACGTTAGCACGTGGGCTGCGTTCCGAAATTTGTGGAGAGAAGGGGGATTCAAAAGTTTTTATCGTGGGTGGAACGCTGGTGTTCCCAGACTTTTTGTAGGATCTGCAACACAGCTAACGTCGTTTAGTTTGGCATCGGACTGGTTGAAATCTATAAAT TTATTTCCTGATCATCCAGTTTTGTTAACATTTTTGGCTAGTTTTGTGGGCGGTACTTGTCCAGCCTTAACTATGCAACCATTCGATGTCGTTGCAACAAGACTATATAATCAAG GAGTCGATGCAAAGGGTAAAGGGCTTTTGTACAATGGCGTATTCGATGCCTTGATTAAGATAGCCAAGAAAGAAGGAATTTACGGACTGTACAAAGGTACATTCCCAACGTGGTTGAGAATAGCTCCTCATACCGTTTTATGTTTGGTATTTTATGATGAGTTAGATAAATTCTACACAAAGTTAACAAGCGAATCTCAATAA
- the LOC124175992 gene encoding COA8 family protein CG14806, mitochondrial isoform X1 — protein sequence MVIQRQRRACHVDHTSNMMRVKSMSSMFQCQLKRLPLYRRRELHNLKIQPSGSRLDAIGPPDPVSNLRPIIFAKPDKETELERCYRRARESAQAWNQEFWTKHNASFILERKQFQENRKQAGIPTLTADEMSVFYKKFLDKNWQTHLNYNISWYKKNITILILEIRVKLSRLGR from the exons ATGGTCATTCAGCGTCAGAGACGCGCGTGTCACGTGGACCACACAtcaaatat GATGCGTGTAAAATCGATGAGCTCGATGTTTCAATGCCAATTAAAACGTCTACCGCTTTATCGGAGG AGAGAGTTACATAACCTAAAAATACAACCGTCTGGCAGCCGGTTAGATGCTATTGGACCTCCAGATCCGGTTTCAAATTTGAGACCTATTATTTTTGCGAAACCAGACAAGGAGACTGAACTCGAAAGATGTTACAGAAGGGCGAGAGAATCAGCACAGGCTTGGAACCAGGAATTCTGGACAAAGCATAACGCCAGTTTTATATTG GAGCGAAAACAGTTTCAAGAGAATCGCAAGCAGGCTGGAATCCCAACATTGACTGCAGATGAAATGTCCGTGTTTTACAAGAAATTTTTGGACAAGAATTGGCAAACTCATCtgaattacaatatttcatgGTACAAAAAGAACATTACAATACTGATTTTGGAAATCAGGGTAAAGTTGTCAAGACTTGGAAGATAG
- the LOC124175992 gene encoding COA8 family protein CG14806, mitochondrial isoform X2, whose protein sequence is MRVKSMSSMFQCQLKRLPLYRRRELHNLKIQPSGSRLDAIGPPDPVSNLRPIIFAKPDKETELERCYRRARESAQAWNQEFWTKHNASFILERKQFQENRKQAGIPTLTADEMSVFYKKFLDKNWQTHLNYNISWYKKNITILILEIRVKLSRLGR, encoded by the exons ATGCGTGTAAAATCGATGAGCTCGATGTTTCAATGCCAATTAAAACGTCTACCGCTTTATCGGAGG AGAGAGTTACATAACCTAAAAATACAACCGTCTGGCAGCCGGTTAGATGCTATTGGACCTCCAGATCCGGTTTCAAATTTGAGACCTATTATTTTTGCGAAACCAGACAAGGAGACTGAACTCGAAAGATGTTACAGAAGGGCGAGAGAATCAGCACAGGCTTGGAACCAGGAATTCTGGACAAAGCATAACGCCAGTTTTATATTG GAGCGAAAACAGTTTCAAGAGAATCGCAAGCAGGCTGGAATCCCAACATTGACTGCAGATGAAATGTCCGTGTTTTACAAGAAATTTTTGGACAAGAATTGGCAAACTCATCtgaattacaatatttcatgGTACAAAAAGAACATTACAATACTGATTTTGGAAATCAGGGTAAAGTTGTCAAGACTTGGAAGATAG
- the LOC124175633 gene encoding leucine-rich repeat and coiled-coil domain-containing protein 1-like has translation MCLCKDAKLKEHKGPETQSRGSSADRVNVKSMESSTDNLDIDKLQQDLENEKKLKAELAEQLENLTCSMKCLKSDGEQQAACLRDALAKSEEQVKLAVRSRNLAMDLAKQSRDHSDMIKTSKNDLAAEIAILKQQNIKLAEEAEKNSTLSKQLGQTICDNTKLACECKELKFKLKNMTENEAKKCAEVSEEVNKIKSAVHKKEEALNTEKNEYEEMITELTNVVKIQKKQICELSGVCNQQQILLQKKDTCISEKDTQLCDQQCKFKTMVSKVKDLKVELENLKCSFAEETQKCNTLRKEVSDMKDDHHCELRIKEKMIEDQSDTIRRLKKVNDTK, from the exons ATGTGCCTTTGCAAAGATGCTAAATTAAAAGAGC ACAAGGGTCCAGAAACGCAATCCAGAGGATCATCTGCTGATAGAGTTAACGTGAAATCGATGGAATCATCGACTGACAACCTTGATATCGACAAGTTGCAACAG gatcttgaaaatgaaaagaaactcAAAGCTGAGCTGGCTGAACAATTAGAAAACTTGACATGTAGCATGAAATGCTTGAAATCAGACGGAGAGCAGCAAGCTGCTTGCTTGCGAGATGCTTTGGCAAAATCAGAGGAACAAGTGAAACTGGCTGTTAGATCACGAAACCTAGCTATGGATTTGGCAAAACAATCCAGAGATCATTCAGATATGATAAAGACTAGTAAAAATGATTTGGCAGCTGAAATTGCAATTTTAAAA caacaaaatataaaactaGCTGAAGaagctgagaaaaattctacATTATCCAAACAACTGGGTCAGACAATATGTGATAACACAAAACTTGCTTGCGAATGCAAAgagttgaaatttaaattgaaaaatatgactGAAAATGAAGCAAAGAa ATGTGCAGAGGTTTCGGAAgaggtgaataaaataaaaagtgcaGTGCATAAGAAAGAGGAAGCTctaaatacagaaaaaaacgaatatgAGGAAATGATCACAGAGTTAACAAACGTAGTTAAAAtacaaaagaaacaaatatgcGAATTGAGTGGGGTCTGTAATCAGCAACAGATTCTATTGCAAAAAAAGGATACATGCATTTCTGAAAAG GATACCCAACTGTGTGACCAACAATGTAAATTTAAGACAATGGTCTCCAAAGTGAAAGATCTTAAAGTAGagcttgaaaatttgaaatgttccTTTGCTGAAGAAACGCAAAAATGTAACACGTTGAGAAAAGAAGTAAGTGATATGAAGGATGATCACCATTGTGAACtgagaattaaagaaaaaatgatagaAGATCAAAGTGACACAAtcagaagattgaaaaaagtaaatgataccaaataa
- the LOC124175634 gene encoding uncharacterized protein LOC124175634 produces MWDMRCASNGCCGLSKGTQSDGLISDTSTEELTSSSSTENLKDDKISKKLHAKQSKAAINEFQNSTDLMIQASTSLHRTQTQYQLYIQWGVLLSFGVLLWVALWVTDIFNPNPFLKEGWLADVATAKKVTLKTGIVKKPAPPVWWFQNLWNHTLNSLISVTTLDSAVFLTCITILVYLESHTRNNWRGTLVRLYCNRAEQGETDRSSFHSNISQEDVRSKEADFLSHDDDLSQFSHGDVRNLNQHNNIRGKSEMGEKSTQCLRQEETSTTENRPIVRRHSQKAAGF; encoded by the exons ATGTGGGATATGAGGTGTGCAAGCAACGGATGTTGCGGTCTGAGCAAAGGCACCCAGTCTGATGGCCTAATATCAGATACCTCCACCGAAGAATTAACATCCAGCAGTTCGACGGAAAATTTGAAGGATGACAAAATCTCTAAAAAACTCCATG CAAAGCAATCCAAAGCAGCAATCAATGAATTCCAAAACTCGACTGACTTGATGATACAAGCATCAACCAGTTTGCATCGAACTCAAACTCAATATCAATTGTATATCCAATGGGGAGTTTTGCTAAGTTTCGGAGTCCTGTTGTGGGTTGCACTATGGGTGACTGATATATTTAACCCAAACCCATTCTTAAAGGAGG GTTGGCTTGCAGACGTAGCAACAGCAAAAAAAGTAACTTTGAAAACTGGAATCGTGAAGAAACCAGCTCCGCCTGTATGGTGGTTCCAGAATTTGTGGAATCATACTTTGAACTCATTGATTTCTGTAACCACTTTGGACAGTGCTGTCTTTCTGACTTGCATTACAATTTTGGTTTACCTTGAATCTCACACAAGAAATAATTGGCGAGGAACTCTTGTAAGACTTTACTGCAA CAGGGCAGAACAAGGTGAAACTGATAGGAGCAGTTTCCACTCGAACATTTCACAAGAAGATGTAAGATCAAAAGAAGCAGATTTCCTAAGTCATGATGATGATTTATCGCAATTTAGTCATGGCGATGTTAGAAATCTAAACCAACATAATAATATTAGAGGAAAGTCAGAAATGGGTGAGAAAAGTACGCAGTGCTTGAGGCAGGAAGAAACTTCGACGACTGAAAATCGA CCAATTGTCCGAAGACATAGTCAAAAGGCAGCTGGTTTTTAA